A window of Ictidomys tridecemlineatus isolate mIctTri1 chromosome 1, mIctTri1.hap1, whole genome shotgun sequence contains these coding sequences:
- the LOC101970547 gene encoding isopentenyl-diphosphate Delta-isomerase 1, translating to MPEIKTNHLDEKQVQLLAEMCILIDENDNKIGADTKKNCHLNENIDKGSLHRAFSLFLFSSENKLLIQQRSDAKITFPGCFTNTCCSHPLSNPRELEENGAIGVRRAAQRRLKAELGIPLEEVPPEEMNYLTRIHYKAQSDGIWGEHEIDYILFMKKNVTLNPDPNEIKSYFYVSKEELKELMKKATTGEIKVTPWFQIIVDTFLFKWWDNLNHLNQFVDHEKIHRL from the coding sequence ATGCCTGAAATAAAGACCAATCATCTAGATGAGAAACAAGTCCAACTCCTTGCAGAGATGTGTATTCTTAttgatgaaaatgataataaaattggGGCTGACACCAAGAAGAATTGCCACTTGAATGAAAACATTGACAAAGGATCATTACATCGTGCTTTTAGTTTGTTCTTATTTAGCAGTGAAAATAAGCTTCTGATACAGCAGAGATCAGATGCTAAAATTACCTTTCCAGGTTGTTTTACCAACACTTGTTGTAGTCATCCATTAAGTAATCCAAGGGAGCTGGAAGAAAATGGTGCCATTGGTGTAAGGCGAGCAGCACAGAGGCGTTTGAAAGCTGAATTAGGAATTCCTTTGGAAGAGGTTCCTCCAGAAGAAATGAATTATCTAACACGAATTCACTACAAGGCACAATCTGATGGTATCTGGGGTGAACATGAAAttgattatattttgtttatgaagAAGAATGTAACTTTGAATCCAGATCCCAATGAAATTAAAAGCTACTTTTATGTGTCCAAGGAAGAACTAAAAGAACTTATGAAAAAAGCAACCACTGGTGAAATTAAGGTTACTCCATGGTTTCAAATTATTGTGGACACATTTCTCTTTAAATGGTGGGATAACCTGAATCATTTGAATCAGTTTGTTGACCATGAGAAAATTCATAGACTGTGA